Genomic DNA from Anoplopoma fimbria isolate UVic2021 breed Golden Eagle Sablefish unplaced genomic scaffold, Afim_UVic_2022 Un_contig_11720_pilon_pilon, whole genome shotgun sequence:
CACCTTAAGTGCTTCAGATTTCTTTCTGTTGTCAGCCATGTCTTATGACAGGTATGTGGCTATATGTAAACCTCTGCAATATCCAACTATCATGAGAAAATGCACAGTGAGCAGCATTCTGGTTCTAGCTTGGTTTATACCTGCTTCTGAGATGGCAGTTCAAATAACACTGGTTACTAATTCAAAACTTTGTTATTTCACTTTAAGAGCAATTTTTTGCAACAATTCACTTTACAATCTCTTCTGTGAGAGTTCAAGAGCACTATCTATATTTGATGTGTTTGCTCTGCTTAACATGGCACTTTTCCCTTTGCTCTTCATACTGTTTACATATACCAGAATACTTATAATATCCTATCGAAGTGGTagaaatgtcaggaaaaaagcCGCACAGACTTGTTTACCCCACCTGATAGTTTTAATCTGCTTTTCATCTTTGTGTGCATATGATGTTATAATAATTCACCTTGGATCTGATTTACATTTCATAATGACTTTACAAGCGTTTTTCTATTATCCTCTGTTATATCCAGTTATATA
This window encodes:
- the LOC129115355 gene encoding olfactory receptor 6N2-like gives rise to the protein MDDELNATYITLGGYVEMGKYRYLYFCIMFTVYILTICFNCTIVYLISIHRNLHEPMYIFIAALLLNSIIYNTAMYPKLLSDFLSEKQIISYSACIFQFFVYYTLSASDFFLLSAMSYDRYVAICKPLQYPTIMRKCTVSSILVLAWFIPASEMAVQITLVTNSKLCYFTLRAIFCNNSLYNLFCESSRALSIFDVFALLNMALFPLLFILFTYTRILIISYRSGRNVRKKAAQTCLPHLIVLICFSSLCAYDVIIIHLGSDLHFIMTLQAFFYYPLLYPVIYGLKMKEISKHLKKLFCQAKVM